From the Lolium rigidum isolate FL_2022 chromosome 2, APGP_CSIRO_Lrig_0.1, whole genome shotgun sequence genome, one window contains:
- the LOC124689696 gene encoding uncharacterized protein LOC124689696 codes for MEIPAPSSLEASGGGAGGGEESAAPTRSGVSGQTGDALEGDGARGVESVATESDGAGGGEECAAPTRNGVPGQTGDALEGDGARGVESVAMESDGADPGAAAPQIHEPRPDRKTCHQCRQGKSYFGAACKVEKKYGLCKLRYCRKCLINRYGESEDAVELDDSWACPKCRGECNCSNCRKMSGKTPTGILSHAAKAVGCSSVHDLLNKGDDEVAAAQKLVTPLTANRTSKKKRNRDVATDDATGTNGLLAEGDDQNAVSSVPTKKKKKVKCTVDNRPADDKSLQGTESLCAVEEEIVLPRGTPVTNVAGADLEEEDVGPALQFYEFCRSFAEFFHLRKGEPEKILQEISGGRELRVVASLIAELHIKLFSIIKQDRGEKPPKYSRDGDQWIIDIGKYISGSTFISKELPLDCLNQGVSGYKILSPSYKLHVLNFLCDETLSCAKLRNWIDKKNEKASERKSVAKEKIRAANEKERELKGRQSDMAKDALFMEGETTTIMETNNLISEVKEANEVKRAATNALEEVGGVQRTKPVMVDKGVAYWKLDGYCDNATIMRQELDSENMMGNKDKWFMFTE; via the exons gccggcggcggcgaagagtgCGCCGCTCCGACGAGGAACGGCGTCCCCGGCCAGACGGGGGATGCCCTGGAGGGCGACGGCGCCAGAGGCGTCGAGAGCGTCGCCATGGAGAGCGACGGCGCCGACCCCGGCGCCGCGGCGCCGCAGATCCACGAGCCTAGGCCAGATCGGAAGACCTGCCACCAG TGCCGCCAGGGCAAATCTTACTTCGGGGCAGCTTGCAAGGTCGAGAAAAAATATGGGCTGTGCAAGCTCAGGTACTGCCGGAAATGCTTGATTAACAG GTATGGCGAGAGTGAAGATGCGGTGGAGCTGGACGATTCCTGGGCCTGCCCCAAGTGCAGGGGTGAATGCAACTGCAGTAATTGCAG GAAAATGAGCGGGAAGACACCGACGGGGATACTGTCCCATGCCGCCAAGGCGGTAGGGTGCTCTTCCGTCCATGACTTGCTAAACAAAGGGGACGACGAGGTGGCTGCTGCGCAGAAGCTGGTAACCCCGCTGACGGCTAATCGCACCTCAAAG AAGAAGCGAAACAGGGATGTTGCGACAGATGATGCTACTGGTACCAATGGATTACTGGCTGAAGGGGATGATCAGAATGCAGTTTCTTCTGTtcctaccaagaagaagaagaaggttaaATGCACAGTAGATAACCGTCCTGCTGATGACAAGTCCCTGCAGGGAACTGAGAGCCTTTGCGCTGTTGAGGAGGAAATTGTGTTACCCAGGGGCACTCCTGTCACTAACGTTGCGGGTGCAGACCTGGAGGAGGAAGATGTCGGGCCTGCACTTCAGTTTTATGAGTTTTGCCGCTCATTTGCTGAG TTTTTCCATCTAAGGAAGGGGGAACCAGAAAAAATTCTTCAAGAAATCTCCGGAGGCCGTGAACTTCGAGTGGTGGCCTCACTTATTGCTGAGCTTCACATAAAGCTGTTTTCTATTATCAAACAAGACAGAGGGGAGAA GCCTCCGAAGTATTCAAGAGATGGAGATCAATGGATAATTGATATTGGCAAATATATTAGTGGGTCAACCTTTATCTCAAAGGAGTTGCCTCTTGACTGTTTGAATCAGGGAGTATCAGGATATAAGATTTTGAGCCCTTCTTATAAGCTACATGTGCTGAATTTTTTGTGTGATGAGACTCTTTCTTGCGC AAAGTTGAGAAACTGGATTGACAAAAAAAACGAAAAGGCATCTGAGAGAAAGAGTGTTGCCAAGGAAAAAATCCGTGCTGCAAATGAGAAG GAAAGGGAGCTAAAAGGAAGACAGAGTGACATGGCTAAAGATGCGCTTTTTATGGAAGGAGAAACTACTACCATCATGGAGACTAATAATCTCATTTCTGAAGTAAAGGAGGCAAATGAAGTCAAAAGAGCAGCTACAAATG CATTAGAGGAGGTGGGAGGTGTTCAGCGGACCAAACCTGTCATGGTAGATAaaggggtagcatattggaagctGGATGGGTATTGTGATAATGCAACAATAATGCGTCAAG AGCTCGATAGTGAAAACATGATGGGGAACAAAGACAAATGGTTCATGTTCACTGAA